Proteins found in one Moritella marina ATCC 15381 genomic segment:
- a CDS encoding SRPBCC family protein, which yields MIIEESIKVNSTPEHIFSLYKDVSNWKEWDKEVKASSLIGAFKNGSFGSVTPSKGPKSKIYLSEVEENKTFTAESKLPFCVMYFEHNLTAVDNAVLVTHRVKFKGPLRFIFGYLIGKPIKVGLPVTLKGLKYSAEK from the coding sequence ATGATTATCGAAGAAAGCATTAAAGTAAACTCAACTCCAGAACACATATTTTCACTTTATAAAGATGTATCAAACTGGAAGGAATGGGACAAAGAAGTCAAAGCATCTAGTTTAATAGGTGCGTTTAAAAATGGAAGTTTTGGTAGCGTAACCCCATCTAAGGGCCCTAAATCGAAAATATATCTATCGGAAGTAGAAGAAAATAAAACTTTTACAGCGGAGAGTAAATTACCATTTTGTGTAATGTACTTTGAACATAACTTAACGGCAGTAGACAATGCCGTGTTGGTCACGCACCGAGTTAAGTTTAAAGGCCCCCTTAGATTTATTTTTGGCTATTTAATTGGCAAACCGATTAAGGTAGGGCTCCCTGTGACACTTAAAGGTCTGAAATATTCAGCGGAAAAATAA
- a CDS encoding MarR family winged helix-turn-helix transcriptional regulator, which translates to MFKVDNPTHSIGLQFWNLYTKWNAEITISLKPLGITHTQFVILAAILWREKTHNISSQSEISALTSIDKMTLSKALIKLVEKKFIVKNKAENDSRIFILTLTEIGAGLTKQAISIVEDIDEKIFGSLGAEKKAIFLSLILELKSFSS; encoded by the coding sequence ATGTTCAAAGTTGATAATCCCACTCACAGTATCGGGCTTCAGTTTTGGAATTTATACACCAAATGGAATGCTGAAATTACAATCAGCCTGAAGCCTTTAGGAATAACTCACACGCAATTTGTTATTCTAGCAGCCATTCTTTGGAGAGAAAAAACACACAATATTTCTTCTCAGTCAGAAATTTCAGCCTTAACAAGCATTGATAAAATGACTTTATCTAAGGCATTGATAAAATTAGTTGAAAAGAAGTTCATAGTGAAAAATAAAGCAGAAAATGATTCACGTATCTTTATTTTAACTTTAACTGAAATAGGCGCGGGCCTAACTAAACAAGCTATTTCTATTGTTGAAGACATAGATGAAAAAATTTTCGGATCATTAGGGGCTGAAAAGAAAGCGATATTTTTATCTTTAATCTTGGAACTAAAGAGTTTTAGCTCATAA
- a CDS encoding VOC family protein has protein sequence MKMNHVGIMVGDMDKAVEFYTKALGLKTVMGNTKVEEERETAIGKMCIAVFGEGFKGFNIAHLVTSDGIGVEMFEMKERQERHEVDFSRIGIFHFCLQTDDFDGVIARTEEYGGKVRMDIHRYHPEDDSKQAQMVYLEDPFGNLFELYSHTYEETYASDYE, from the coding sequence ATGAAAATGAATCACGTAGGTATCATGGTTGGCGATATGGATAAAGCGGTTGAGTTTTACACTAAAGCGCTGGGTCTAAAAACTGTAATGGGTAACACGAAAGTTGAAGAAGAGCGTGAAACTGCAATCGGGAAAATGTGTATTGCTGTTTTTGGTGAAGGCTTTAAAGGCTTTAACATCGCACATTTAGTAACAAGTGACGGCATTGGTGTTGAAATGTTTGAAATGAAAGAACGCCAAGAACGTCACGAAGTTGATTTCTCACGCATCGGTATTTTCCACTTCTGTCTTCAAACAGATGACTTCGACGGTGTTATTGCGCGTACTGAAGAATATGGCGGTAAAGTGCGCATGGACATCCATCGCTACCACCCAGAAGACGATAGCAAGCAAGCACAAATGGTGTATCTAGAAGACCCGTTTGGCAATTTATTTGAGCTTTATTCACACACTTATGAAGAAACTTACGCTTCTGATTACGAGTAG